A stretch of the Vagococcus xieshaowenii genome encodes the following:
- a CDS encoding HAD family hydrolase: protein MKKYQGVIFDMDGLLFDTEKVYMDVNVKIAPNYGINGMTHDYLMSVVGLSDEECYATYRRDFPQVDNQQMEAFIKEGHEQVEKIFASGKVPLKPGARELLTFLAEQKVPCVVGSSNLRKFINLLTEKAGISHFFKGIVCAEDVKRAKPDPEIVEKAVLMLELAPSQCLMLEDSLNGVRAAYAAGVDVVVIPDLIQPNEEMEEKAMVISSHLMEMITYFE from the coding sequence ATGAAAAAATATCAAGGTGTTATTTTCGATATGGATGGTTTATTGTTTGATACAGAAAAGGTTTATATGGATGTGAATGTTAAGATAGCACCCAATTATGGTATTAATGGGATGACGCATGATTATTTGATGTCAGTAGTCGGCTTATCAGATGAAGAATGCTATGCGACGTATCGTCGTGATTTTCCACAGGTGGATAATCAACAGATGGAGGCGTTTATTAAAGAAGGACATGAGCAAGTGGAAAAAATATTTGCTAGTGGAAAAGTTCCTCTAAAACCAGGTGCCCGTGAGTTGTTAACATTTTTAGCTGAACAAAAGGTTCCATGTGTGGTGGGTTCGAGTAATTTACGTAAGTTTATTAACTTATTAACAGAAAAAGCTGGGATTAGCCATTTTTTTAAAGGAATTGTCTGTGCCGAAGATGTGAAACGTGCCAAGCCAGATCCTGAAATTGTGGAAAAGGCAGTGTTAATGTTAGAACTTGCTCCTAGCCAATGTTTGATGTTGGAAGATTCTTTAAATGGCGTACGTGCTGCTTATGCAGCGGGAGTAGATGTGGTAGTTATTCCTGATTTGATTCAACCTAATGAAGAGATGGAAGAAAAAGCGATGGTCATTTCGAGTCATTTAATGGAGATGATAACTTATTTTGAATAA
- a CDS encoding bifunctional folylpolyglutamate synthase/dihydrofolate synthase encodes MTYEETLEWIHHRLKFGSRPGLIRVETLLERIGNPHVGLPIVHIGGTNGKGSTVAFLRGLLEAQGLKVGTFTSPFITAFNERMSINQHPISNEMLVALVEQVKPVVEEMDKELEIAGITEFELITVLMFLYFKEQEVDVALVEVGLGGLLDSTNVIVEPLATAITTIGFDHMDILGNSLEAIATQKAGIIKSAAPAIVGQLPEEAQAVMERTAQIKNSPLYVLGKDYTYNELGNNIFEFTYKTHQYVLKQPLMGHHQFHNAAVALMTYLTIASKLEVSVEKEAIQEGFHQVTWPGRMEIMSNNPLIVIDGAHNEPAVRTLVDNIRQDFSNKQVTILFAAINTKDISSMLEMLEEVVEERLHVTTFDYPTAVPMTAYVDKFPISQRHVDWKLAFTQLKKELSPDDVLLVTGSLYFISQVRAYITEDEE; translated from the coding sequence ATGACGTATGAAGAAACTTTAGAGTGGATTCACCATCGTTTGAAATTCGGCTCACGTCCGGGACTTATCCGCGTTGAAACTTTATTAGAACGAATAGGGAATCCACATGTTGGACTCCCTATTGTTCATATAGGAGGAACAAACGGGAAAGGTTCGACAGTCGCTTTTTTAAGAGGGCTATTAGAAGCACAAGGGTTGAAAGTAGGGACCTTTACGTCTCCATTTATTACTGCCTTTAACGAGCGTATGAGTATTAATCAACATCCGATTAGCAATGAAATGTTGGTAGCGTTGGTTGAACAAGTGAAGCCTGTGGTTGAGGAGATGGACAAAGAACTGGAAATTGCCGGGATTACCGAATTTGAATTGATTACGGTCTTGATGTTTTTATATTTTAAAGAGCAAGAAGTTGATGTCGCGTTAGTCGAAGTTGGCTTAGGTGGTTTACTCGACTCAACCAATGTCATTGTAGAACCATTAGCGACAGCGATTACGACGATTGGTTTTGACCATATGGATATTTTGGGGAATAGTTTAGAAGCAATCGCCACTCAAAAAGCAGGAATCATAAAGTCAGCTGCCCCGGCTATTGTGGGTCAGCTACCTGAAGAAGCGCAAGCAGTGATGGAGCGGACTGCTCAAATAAAAAATTCTCCTTTATATGTGTTAGGAAAAGATTATACCTACAATGAATTAGGTAATAATATCTTTGAATTTACGTATAAAACGCATCAATATGTTCTCAAACAGCCTTTAATGGGACACCATCAATTTCATAATGCTGCGGTGGCGTTAATGACGTATTTAACCATTGCTTCTAAGTTAGAGGTATCTGTTGAGAAAGAGGCTATACAAGAGGGCTTTCATCAAGTGACGTGGCCAGGACGAATGGAAATTATGTCAAATAATCCTTTAATCGTAATCGATGGGGCTCATAATGAGCCAGCGGTGCGGACGCTAGTAGACAATATTCGTCAAGATTTTAGTAATAAACAAGTGACGATTTTATTTGCTGCAATTAATACAAAAGATATTTCGAGTATGTTAGAGATGCTTGAAGAAGTAGTTGAGGAGCGGTTGCATGTGACGACATTTGATTATCCAACAGCGGTACCAATGACTGCTTATGTGGATAAGTTTCCAATAAGTCAACGACATGTTGATTGGAAATTAGCCTTTACACAATTAAAAAAAGAATTATCACCAGATGATGTCTTATTAGTAACAGGTTCACTTTATTTTATTTCGCAAGTAAGAGCGTATATAACGGAGGATGAGGAATGA
- a CDS encoding ISL3 family transposase: MINDIKKIYGIEDSNLTISSVSEGTYRNKPAKIIKASYKPKTIACPNCDSSPRECDGKYVIVKNGSKEVEILLTHENTGIVSMKLSKQRYRCRNCNKHWTAQIDLVKPCHNVSRIIEGKIIELLGERISLKLIAKLCSVSISKVIQVLKSLEIYLPSPKNRWLPEVLMVDEFRSHTAIEDSMSFICADGNSGRLVEILESRRLNYLMPHFNGYPDEERFKVKYLVTDMNAAYFQLVKDIFPNAELIIDRFHIVKHLNEAFNSFRVREMKKLKASGHKVEASKLKKNWRFLLKNRLDINISEYKRWPSFRSNKYPYLTEQMMIDRLLDFSEPLKLAYGYFHDLLDSFRRKEYERFFELLNTLPEELDEEFKGQVQNLIRHQEGITNALIHPYSNGKIEAKNTHIKTLKRVSYGFKSFSNMRIRIFLTEGLIEVNH, from the coding sequence TCCGAAGGAACCTATCGTAATAAGCCTGCGAAAATTATAAAAGCTAGCTATAAACCTAAAACGATAGCTTGCCCTAATTGTGACTCTTCTCCAAGAGAATGCGACGGCAAGTACGTTATTGTTAAGAATGGTTCTAAAGAAGTAGAGATTCTATTAACACATGAGAACACAGGAATTGTCTCTATGAAGCTATCTAAGCAACGCTATCGTTGTCGCAACTGTAATAAGCACTGGACTGCTCAAATTGATTTAGTTAAACCTTGTCACAATGTTTCAAGGATAATTGAAGGCAAAATTATTGAGTTATTAGGTGAAAGAATATCTCTAAAACTAATTGCTAAATTATGTAGTGTTTCAATAAGTAAAGTGATTCAGGTATTAAAATCGTTAGAAATTTACCTTCCTAGTCCAAAAAACCGTTGGTTGCCTGAGGTTTTAATGGTTGATGAATTCCGTTCGCATACAGCCATAGAAGACTCTATGAGTTTTATTTGTGCTGATGGCAATTCAGGGCGATTAGTAGAAATATTGGAAAGTAGACGATTAAATTATCTCATGCCTCACTTTAATGGTTATCCAGATGAAGAACGTTTTAAAGTAAAATACCTTGTGACAGATATGAATGCAGCTTATTTCCAATTAGTGAAGGATATCTTTCCAAATGCTGAATTAATCATTGATCGTTTTCATATTGTTAAACATTTGAATGAAGCCTTTAATAGTTTCAGAGTACGGGAAATGAAAAAACTCAAGGCATCGGGACATAAAGTAGAAGCAAGTAAACTTAAGAAAAATTGGCGCTTCCTACTTAAAAATAGATTAGACATTAATATCTCTGAATACAAAAGATGGCCGAGCTTTCGGTCAAATAAGTATCCTTATTTGACCGAACAGATGATGATTGATCGGTTATTAGATTTTTCCGAACCTCTAAAATTAGCCTATGGCTACTTCCATGATTTATTAGATTCATTTAGAAGAAAAGAATATGAACGATTCTTTGAATTATTGAATACTTTACCAGAAGAATTAGATGAAGAGTTTAAAGGACAAGTACAAAACCTAATACGTCATCAAGAAGGAATTACCAATGCTTTAATACATCCCTATTCAAATGGGAAGATTGAAGCAAAGAATACACACATCAAAACATTAAAACGAGTTTCTTATGGATTCAAATCTTTCAGCAATATGAGGATTAGAATCTTTTTAACCGAAGGTTTGATAGAAGTTAATCATTAA
- a CDS encoding valine--tRNA ligase, with protein MTEELNMSTKFEPKNVEAGRYEKWLAGNYFRPSGDAEAKPYSIVIPPPNVTGKLHLGHAWDTTLQDIIIRHKRMQGYDTLWLPGMDHAGIATQAKVEEKLRAEGISRYDLGREKFLEKTWEWKDEYASHIREQWSKLGLSLNYERERFTLDDGLSDAVKKVFVQLYNKGLIYRGEYIINWDPQAKTALSDIEVIHKDVEGAFYHMTYEVAGSNGETVEIATTRPETLLGDTAVAVHPEDERYQHLIGKKVILPLVGKEIPVIADEYVEMDFGTGVVKITPAHDPNDFEVGNRHDLPRINVMNDDGTMNGFYPAYEGMDRFAARKQIVKDLEAAGRLVKIEKMTHSVGHSERTGVVVEPRLSTQWFVKMEELAKRAIENQEGEDKVEFYPPRFNNTFIQWMENVHDWVISRQLWWGHQIPAWYHKETGEMYVGESAPEDPENWTQDEDVLDTWFSSALWPFSTMGWPDEEAPDFNRYFPTSTLVTGYDIIFFWVSRMIFQSLEFTDRRPFNNVLIHGLIRAEDGRKMSKSLGNGIDPMDVIEQYGADALRWFLTTGSSPGQDVRFSYDKMDASWNFINKIWNASRFVIMNLDGLKVEDISLDGNKSVADRWILTRLNETISEVNRLFDGFEFGEAGRHLYNFIWDDFCDWYIEMSKEVLYGDDEEQKHVTRSILAYVLDNILKLIHPIMPFVSEEIWEHVPHQGETLVTAPYPKVNEALNDETAAAGMEVLKELIRAVRNIRAEVGSPMSKPITLLIKTSDDASQTFLTENTSYIERFCNPESLEISPEINAPELAMSAVIKGAEIFLPLADLINIEDEIKRLEKELDKWNKEVARVQGKLNNERFVSSAPEQVVEAERQKEVEYKERQASVQERINQLKKA; from the coding sequence ATGACAGAAGAATTAAACATGTCAACAAAGTTTGAACCAAAAAATGTTGAAGCAGGTCGTTACGAAAAATGGTTAGCAGGGAATTATTTCCGCCCAAGTGGAGATGCGGAGGCTAAACCCTATTCAATCGTTATTCCACCACCAAACGTAACAGGTAAATTACACTTAGGTCATGCGTGGGATACAACGTTACAAGATATTATTATTCGTCATAAACGTATGCAAGGTTATGATACCTTATGGTTGCCAGGGATGGACCATGCCGGTATTGCCACACAAGCAAAAGTAGAAGAAAAATTACGTGCAGAAGGAATTTCTCGTTATGATTTAGGACGTGAAAAATTCTTAGAAAAAACATGGGAATGGAAAGATGAATACGCTAGCCATATCCGTGAACAATGGTCAAAACTAGGGCTATCGTTAAATTACGAACGTGAACGTTTCACGCTAGATGATGGTTTATCAGATGCGGTAAAAAAAGTATTTGTACAACTTTATAACAAAGGCTTAATTTACCGTGGTGAATATATTATTAACTGGGATCCACAAGCAAAAACAGCATTATCTGATATCGAAGTTATTCATAAAGACGTTGAAGGTGCCTTCTACCACATGACATACGAAGTAGCCGGAAGTAATGGCGAAACAGTTGAAATTGCGACAACACGTCCGGAAACATTATTAGGGGATACAGCGGTAGCCGTTCACCCAGAAGATGAACGTTACCAACATTTAATCGGTAAAAAAGTGATCTTACCATTAGTAGGCAAAGAAATCCCAGTAATCGCTGATGAATACGTAGAGATGGATTTTGGAACAGGTGTGGTTAAAATTACACCAGCCCATGACCCTAATGACTTTGAAGTTGGTAATCGTCATGACTTGCCACGTATTAACGTAATGAACGACGACGGTACAATGAATGGTTTTTATCCAGCATATGAAGGAATGGATCGTTTTGCTGCTCGTAAACAAATCGTGAAAGATTTAGAAGCAGCTGGTCGTTTAGTAAAAATTGAAAAAATGACACATAGTGTAGGACATTCAGAACGAACAGGTGTTGTAGTGGAGCCTCGTTTATCAACGCAATGGTTCGTTAAAATGGAAGAATTGGCTAAGCGTGCGATTGAAAACCAAGAAGGCGAAGACAAAGTTGAATTTTACCCACCACGTTTCAATAATACCTTTATTCAATGGATGGAAAACGTTCATGACTGGGTAATTTCACGTCAATTATGGTGGGGACATCAAATCCCTGCTTGGTACCATAAAGAAACAGGTGAAATGTATGTAGGTGAATCAGCGCCTGAAGATCCAGAAAATTGGACACAAGATGAAGACGTATTAGATACATGGTTCAGTTCAGCTTTATGGCCATTTTCAACAATGGGTTGGCCAGATGAAGAAGCACCTGATTTTAACCGTTACTTCCCAACATCAACGTTAGTAACTGGTTATGATATTATTTTCTTCTGGGTAAGTCGTATGATTTTCCAAAGTTTAGAATTTACTGATCGTCGTCCGTTTAATAACGTTTTAATCCACGGTTTAATTCGTGCGGAAGATGGTCGTAAGATGAGTAAATCATTAGGTAACGGGATTGATCCAATGGATGTTATCGAACAATACGGAGCAGATGCATTACGTTGGTTCTTAACAACCGGTTCATCACCAGGTCAAGATGTTCGTTTCAGTTATGATAAGATGGATGCTTCTTGGAACTTCATTAATAAAATTTGGAATGCAAGTCGTTTTGTTATCATGAATTTAGACGGATTAAAAGTAGAAGATATATCATTAGATGGTAACAAATCAGTAGCGGATCGTTGGATTTTAACCCGTTTGAATGAAACCATTTCAGAAGTAAATCGTTTGTTTGATGGTTTTGAATTTGGTGAAGCGGGTCGTCATTTATATAACTTCATCTGGGATGATTTCTGTGACTGGTATATCGAAATGAGTAAAGAAGTTCTTTACGGTGACGATGAGGAGCAAAAACATGTGACTCGTAGCATTTTAGCTTACGTTTTAGATAATATTCTAAAATTAATTCACCCAATTATGCCATTTGTTTCTGAAGAAATTTGGGAACATGTGCCACACCAAGGCGAAACATTAGTCACAGCACCATATCCTAAAGTTAATGAAGCATTAAATGATGAAACAGCGGCGGCAGGTATGGAAGTCTTGAAAGAATTAATTAGAGCAGTACGTAATATTCGTGCAGAAGTAGGTAGCCCAATGTCTAAACCTATTACGCTTTTAATTAAAACAAGTGATGACGCGAGCCAAACGTTCTTAACAGAAAATACTAGCTACATTGAACGTTTCTGTAACCCAGAAAGCTTAGAAATTTCACCTGAAATTAACGCACCAGAATTGGCGATGAGTGCAGTAATTAAAGGAGCAGAAATCTTCTTACCATTAGCAGATTTAATCAATATCGAAGACGAAATCAAACGTTTAGAAAAAGAATTAGATAAATGGAACAAAGAAGTCGCACGTGTTCAAGGCAAACTTAACAATGAACGTTTCGTTTCAAGTGCGCCAGAACAAGTGGTTGAAGCAGAACGTCAAAAAGAAGTCGAATACAAAGAACGCCAAGCAAGCGTTCAAGAGCGTATTAATCAATTAAAGAAAGCGTAA